The Miscanthus floridulus cultivar M001 chromosome 7, ASM1932011v1, whole genome shotgun sequence genome includes a region encoding these proteins:
- the LOC136466735 gene encoding putative multidrug resistance protein, with protein sequence MTILMLNAPEWKQAFIGSFGAIVFGGIQPIFAYSIGSMIFVYFSTNHEEVKEKTRTFALISISLTVLSFLTSIGQHYNFAVMGEFLTRRVREQMLAKFLTFEIGWFDHDKNSSGSICSQLTRDSNIVRSLLGDRMSLVIQTVSAAVTAYIMGLVIAWRMALVMIALQPIIIVCFYARRVLLKSMSKKSIHAQDKCSKLAAEAVSNLRTITAFSSQNRVLCLFDQAQDGPRKESIRQSWFAEAGSVTTDLAKGADAVASVFAILHRETKMDPDSPEGYKPEKLKGEVHIRGVDFAYPSRPDVIIFKGFSLSIQPGKSTALVGQSGSGKSTIIGLIERFYDPTSGVVEIDLKDIKTYNLRALRQHIGLVSQEPTLFAGTIRENIVYGTEAASEEEIENAARSANAHGFISNLKDGYETRCGEQGVQLSGGQKQRIAIARAILKNPAILLLDEATSALDNQSEKVVQEALDQMLVGRTSVVVAHRLSTIQNCDLIIVLDKGVALETGTHASLMAKGPAGTYFGLVNMQQGGNNLHENTLAPDLQPY encoded by the exons ATGACAATACTTATGCTTAATGCACCAGAGTGGAAGCAGGCGTTCATAGGAAGCTTCGGTGCAATTGTGTTTGGAGGCATACAACCAATATTTGCATATTCCATTGGAAGCATGATATTTGTCTACTTCTCAACAAATCATGAAGAGGTCAAGGAGAAAACAAGGACTTTTGCACTTATTTCCATCAGCCTTACAGTTCTTTCATTCTTAACTAGTATTGGGCAACATTATAACTTTGCTGTCATGGGGGAATTCCTAACAAGGAGGGTCAGAGAACAAATGCTTGCAAAATTTCTCACTTTCGAGATTGGGTGGTTTGACCATGATAAGAATTCTAGTGGTTCCATATGCTCACAACTTACTAGAGACTCCAACATT GTGAGGTCACTCCTGGGTGATCGAATGTCTCTAGTCATCCAGACAGTTTCTGCAGCTGTAACTGCCTACATCATGGGTCTGGTTATAGCTTGGCGTATGGCCCTCGTCATGATAGCATTACAACCCATTATCATTGTTTGCTTTTATGCCCGCCGTGTTTTACTGAAGAGTATGTCCAAGAAATCAATACACGCACAAGATAAATGTAGTAAGCTAGCTGCTGAGGCTGTCTCTAATCTTCGGACCATAACTGCTTTCTCATCCCAGAACCGTGTCTTGTGCCTCTTTGACCAAGCACAAGATGGTCCACGCAAGGAAAGCATCCGACAGTCCTGGTTTGCAG AAGCAGGTAGTGTTACAACAGATCTTGCTAAGGGTGCTGATGCAGTTGCTTCAGTGTTTGCCATTCTTCATCGAGAAACAAAAATGGATCCTGACAGCCCTGAGGGATATAAACCAGAGAAGCTCAAAGGTGAGGTGCACATTAGAGGAGTTGATTTTGCATAtccatcaagaccggatgtgatcaTTTTCAAAGGATTCTCCTTGAGCATCCAACCAGGCAAGTCAACGGCACTTGTTGGGCAAAGTGGTTCTGGAAAGTCAACTATCATTGGACTTATAGAGAGGTTCTATGACCCAACTAGCGGGGTGGTAGAGATTGACCTTAAAGACATCAAAACATACAATCTTCGTGCCTTGCGACAACATATTGGACTGGTCAGCCAAGAGCCAACATTATTTGCAGGTACCATTAGGGAGAACATTGTGTACGGCACAGAAGCGGCTAGTGAAGAAGAAATTGAGAATGCGGCAAGGTCAGCAAATGCACATGGCTTCATTAGCAACCTTAAGGATGGATATGAGACAAGGTGTGGTGAGCAAGGTGTTCAACTGTCAGGAGGACAGAAGCAGCGCATTGCAATCGCCCGTGCAATATTGAAGAACCCTGCTATCTTGCTATTAGATGAAGCTACTAGTGCATTGGACAACCAGTCTGAGAAGGTGGTCCAAGAGGCATTGGACCAAATGTTGGTCGGAAGGACAAGTGTAGTGGTGGCACACAGGTTGAGCACTATTCAGAACTGCGACCTAATTATTGTGCTTGATAAAGGAGTTGCTCTGGAGACAGGCACACATGCATCCCTCATGGCCAAGGGTCCTGCTGGAACATATTTTGGATTGGTTAATATGCAGCAAGGAGGCAACAATTTGCATGAAAACACATTAGCTCCAGATTTGCAGCCCTATTGA